A region of Leishmania donovani BPK282A1 complete genome, chromosome 7 DNA encodes the following proteins:
- a CDS encoding peptidyl-prolyl cis-trans isomerase/rotamase, putative, translating into MPTSSWQAAHLLIKHSGSRNPVSRRTGQPTTISYEEAVTELQKWRQSIEEGRVTFEEAARQRSDCSSYARGGDLGVFGPGEMMKPFEDATKSLEVGHVSGIVVTDSGVHIIKRIA; encoded by the coding sequence ATGCCCACCTCGTCTTGGCAGGCGGCGCATCTGCTCATTaagcacagcggcagccgcaaccCTGTGTCGCGCCGCACCGGGCAGCCAACCACCATATCGTACGAGGAAGCCGTCACGGAGCTGCAGAAGTGGCGCCAATCAATCGAAGAAGGTAGGGTGACCTTCGAGGAGGCCGCGCGACAgcgcagcgactgcagcagctacgcccgcggcggcgacttgGGCGTCTTCGGCCCTGGGGAGATGATGAAGCCATTTGAGGATGCCACGAAGTCTCTCGAGGTGGGGCATGTGAGCGGCATTGTTGTGACTGACAGCGGCGTGCACATCATCAAGCGTATAGCCTGA